Genomic DNA from Excalfactoria chinensis isolate bCotChi1 chromosome 11, bCotChi1.hap2, whole genome shotgun sequence:
TGGAAATGTTTTAGTCTCAAAACTGTCAGGATATTGTTGTAAGTGTCAACAGGGATTTTCAGAAGTCTGGTCAGCTCCTTTGAAACAGCACTGCTTGTTGCaatactaaaagaaaatacatgtgaGACCACAATTAATTACTAGTTCACATACATAGGCAGACTTAAGTCTGCCGTAATACCAACTCTGATATAGACCATAACACCGAAGCAACCCACTGCAAagatcagaaaaataaaggatcAAAAATAGTATCTTGCTCTTTGGGATATACAGTGGGAATTACAAATTGTAAAACCAGTGACAGCAGGAACAGACTGTGGCTGCAAATTCGGCAAAACGAAAACTCTGAAGGGCTGTAAGGGAAAGAATAGGTAGTGACTACAGAAAGCTTGGCATAAACACTGCGCATCTGCACAGCTACATGGGAAGATTTATGCAAAGACGAGTAAATCCCAGTGAGTCAGACTTTCCCCCACTGTAGCTTATCATGAACTTCCACAGCTTGGCTACTGCACCAAGATGTGGAATCTAAACCATTCCTCTTCATCTTACAAAAATATGATGTAGAAGTCAAGATTTGAGGGCAACTACTACTCCAGAAAGAACATAATATTTACTTACTGTTCCAGATTAAGTTTATTGAATATTTCTACAGTTGTCTCCAACACCTTATCAACATAGTCAACACGGTCTGGGTAGCACTTCATAGCTAAGTTAATGAGAGAAACTTGCAAGGACACCACATCCTCTGAGGGCATGTCCTGACGAGACTGAAATTTAAGACAGCACCGAGTTGATCAAAAGCACATAACTTGGCAGGAAGAACAGACTGCATGCAAGAATTCCCAGCATACCTGTATAACAGTAGCAACCTGCTGTGAAAAGATGTCAAACAGTTTGATATCTGCTGGGATACCAGGTCCATCTTCACGATGCGCAAATAAAGCTAACCTGataacaacaatgaaaaaaaacccagacaagtcagacaagcagaaaaaaaaaaagtttgggtttgtttttctttgtatgcaTGCAAGCtttattagaaacaaaacagaaattcatCTGAGTCAGAGGCCACTATCAACCACTGAGGCTAGGAAGTATCTGTCCTAGAAAAGAATGCTGATAGACagcaagatgaagaaagaacaaggtCAGTTCATAGTCTGTACTCTTCACCTAGCAGTTGATTGTCTGTTCcttccagcacagaaaaaatTACAGAGCAGCCTGATGGAACAGCAGATGTTCTGCAGTGGTGTTAAACATCCAATAGCATTTTCAGTTAAAAGTCTccagaggaaggagggagaggaacTGAACTATGACTCAACTACTCCTTGCttccaaaagaaatgcagatgaacGTGTCTGGGATGTCTACCGTCTGTGAAGAGCAAAGTTCAAAGTAAATTTGAAGTGGAGCAGATGACATTTTTCTACCAAAAAAGCAAAGTTAAGAGAGAGTTATACAACATCTTCTGGAATTTTGCTGCATTGCAATCAGTGACAAGAAGAACCAAGGTGAACCGCCAGCTATGCAGAGATCagataaaaactaaaaattatCACTGTAGGAAGTTAACACTTGACTAAAGCTACAACTTGAAGAAAGCTTAACGTtgcttctcttgctttctaATAGTTAGGAGATTGTTCTTTTCTGAGTTACAGAAAATTCtacaaaatacttaaaaactAGAAGCAGATGATTTTTCCTAAGATTATTTCTTACAGAGTTTAAAAGCTCCAATTCTTAACAAACTTCTGATCTGAAGCAAAGATACGTAAGAGCAGGCTTAGGCACCAAAAAAACTCACTGCCAAGGAAAACACATTCAACTACTCACATTTTGTTGGGTTGGTAACAAGAAGGTTTTCTAAAGCCAAGGAAAATCACTGCCTTTTCTCAAAGGCACAAGACAATTTCTCTTGACAACTTAAAGTGTAAAGGCTGACAACCTTCCAAATACCATcatgctgcaggcagatggCAGCATAATTAAAAGCTGTGAATGGCACAGTAAGTCAAAAAAGATCCCAAAGCAACAAGTCTTTTCAGAAAGACTCCTTAAACAGGAAAGGGAATTATGGGAATAGAGGTTAAAGCTTCAccagcttctctgctttgctcaaGTCCAGTTTCAACTCTCTCATGCCAGAGATCAAGATGAGAAATGCAACCTGCACAACCTGCGTGGAACACATCTAAGTCATAACTGCACAGTACTGAACTGCATAATTGttccaaacagcagcaaactAAACAAAAGATCCTCCCTACATGGACTGATTGAAAGAACTGATAACACTGCTATCCTCCAACACTTGGAGTAACATTAGTCCTAAAAAAGCTGCCAAATTACAGAAGATAATCACACCACCCCACTTCTTATCCTATCTCTGAATAAGAGGGCTCCAGAAGACACTAACAGCAGCCAACACAGTACTGATTTGCCTAGGACCACAGCAGGTTCACTGACACTCAGTTCCTTATTTTTGCTTATCTGTaagacaaagaacagaaaacttaGTGGGGAGGCAATACCAAAGTTGTTCAAGTTCTCTGCATAAATGTGACAgcacatacaaaataaaagcctCCATGCAAGAATTACATTGCTACCTGATAACGTAAAGAATCTAGCAAGAGGTTCCTACAGTAACTGAACGTCCTACGGTGGTATGAATGGATCAGTTACACAAAGGTGTAACTTGGTGTGCAAAAgcaaggtttttttttgaggcTTTAAGATTATGATCTTAAGTTCATCTTTCTGCACTTAGGAAAGTAAGAAAGCACAGGTACTCACTGTCATCTATGTTGGTTCCACTCAGGATACAAATTAAAACACCAGTTTAGATTCCTCAATATTTTAGTTCAGCACAAGCAGTTATAAGCATTATTTCCACAAAAGTAAGAATCAAGAAAGTAGTTCTGCTTCCTACCAGCTCTTTTCTGAAGAGGCTGTCAGAGCAGAATACTGCTGCCATTCCACCTCAGAAACTCAAAGCTGGTCAATAACTTGTTCCCTGGCTTCACCTGCTTATCAAGTTTTACTCTGTCCTTGAAAGTAGGACACTTTAGAAGCTGCTAAAGCAGAGTCCAAAGAACAGAAACCATATGAATAATATTCTTCACAGTCTTAAGTAAGGATGATAAAAACAGAATCAGTAAAGTTTAATatgaataaaacacaaaaaactacAAGTTTTCAAATGCTAAGATTTGTGCACAACAAACCTCATTCTGAGCCAATTTCCACAACCCCGGTCACTTACCTGTCAATTAAAGcaattattatatttttcacattaacaTTTTGGTGCAGCTCAGCACAAGCTCTGAGAAATGGGTTCAATGTTTGGAGATGAAATTCATCTGGGAAAACCTGAAATTTTAGATCAGTAATCAAGTTATTAACTGACTATCACGCTATCAcacagcagtaaaacaaaatagtCATGGAAAAGCAAATAGCCACATATTAAAAGCAGTCCTATGACTGTTTTGGGGTTTCCCAAACTGATCCTGTCTTACCAagtatgtaaaacaaaaaatgaaagattaattGGTAACTTGAAGGCCTGACTACATATCATCACAATTCATACTGCAAGCGTGGCTGCTCAGATAGCTTCTGCAACAGAAGGAGCACAAAATGGATAGCACTCCACTCTGTCCACCTAGTGAAAAGTAGTATGCATCAAGCCAATGAGAAAGAGTCCCATTGAAGGAATTTTCCAGTTCATAAAGAAGTATACTCTGAACCTGACTAAAAGCACATAAATTATTATCCCCATGTTCAAAACCAATAATGCAATTGAATTTAAGTAGCTCACCTGTATGATACACTCCATGAGGTACTCCTGAGCTAAAGCATCTCTACAGTTTACAACTTGCTCCAATATTCCAGGCAGAACAATCTGTAAATAAGAAGAGCAGCCCTGTAGCATTTTTACAGTCCTCACACAGAATGCTCACAGATACATTTAATCTAAGCAGAGCAATATTTCTAACACTTCTCAGTTTTTCCTCTATATAAAGACTTTCTGATAAAGTCCCAGTGttcaaagaaaaagttttcTACTCCCAAACATACGTCCTTTTGGCACATCATGCTAATTCAAAACATCAAGTCTTTTTTTAAGCAAGAATTAGTTTTGCTAGCTATCCTTTCATGAAACAAACAATTCTTTCCAAACACTCTGGAAAGCATAACTTAGAAGTTGTAAAGTCTACCACAGAATGTTTTATACATACATCTCTACAACCTATTATTATGGGAATCAGTAAAATGAAATCTAAACATCATGCCAACCCTACTGAAAAAGCTTATAAGAAAAGCGCGTGAGTGGTGTCTTTAGCTTAGCTTCTCAACACATCACAGGTTCACTAACTTTCTGAATTTCAAGTGAAAAGTGGTTCTAGAAGTACCATGATTACCAAGCTTTTAGCACAACTTTAACTCTTCCCAAGCTGCTCATCTGGAAGCCCAAACTGGTTTCACAtggggaaaaagcagcacaagTTGGAAAGCATGGATAGTCATCCTACCTGCTTATATCGTTCCACATTAACACCTTCCAGCTGACTGAGGCGAACAAGGTTGGTTCCTACTAGGATTCTCAGTTCCTGCCTTTCCCgctctctcttttctctgtccCTGCTATGGCCCTGGTGTTGCATCCGCACCCAAAGTTTGTTCATCTCAGCAAagttcagcagcacaaagtcCATAGAATCACTGATGTCTCCAGTGGTTTCTTCACTGCAATTGAGAATAGGTTAGGAACAGGAAAAGCTTTCTGTCCACCCAGATTTTAAGAGACAAGGTTGGGGAAGCACATGGTAGAATATCTACATTCATAAGAACAGTTCACATTCTCAAATAAGGAAACCTTAAGAATTCCCTTCCCAAATTAACAGAATTCAGttttgaaaagaattttaaGTTTTAACACATGCTCCatcctccctggaagcactcaaggccaggctggatggggctttgcgCAGCCTGGTCTAcagggagatgtccctgcctatagcaggagggttggaactacatgattttaaaggttccttccaacccaaaccattctacaaaCGATATCTACTTCTTTCAAACCTGAAAAAGCCACATCACATACATAACCACGTTCTGCTCAAAAACACTCATTTTCAAAGTTATATCCTGTCTTACTCTGCTTGCTCGCCTTCATCTGGTAAAATATTCCTGGTGCACTGCAGGAGATAGTTGCGAAGAAAGAGGCCTCTAAGAGGATGCTGTACTCCACGGCACATCTCCACCAAGTCTTTCAAAATATCTTTCCTGGACTGTGGAAATGACTTGACATATACAACACCTACTGTTATTAGGAGATACCTGCAAAAGGCACAGAACAGAATAACAGACTGTAAAATAACACAATACCACACTTAAAGGCAACAGCTAACTTCAACCCTGACAGCATTACCAAAGTGCAGAAAGCAGTTAAATGACATCCAGGTAGCAGGGTACCAAAACTTCAGATATTTTGCCAGCTTTCAactcctgctctcctctgctACAGAACATGGCAAGTCTAAAAAAGCTGATTCACCTCATTGCAGTTCTTTACACAAAAAACGTATACATGCACAGCATAGAGCTGTGAATCACTGCTTGTCTATACTTACAACACCCTGCAGGACTGGAAGGCTACGTATAAAGGTAAAGCATTAAACCTCTTTCACACTGTAGTTTAGCACAAAAAAAGTGTTGCACTCCTCAGAAATCCCCAAAACCTGCACTTAGCCCTTCAGCATCTCTGTATTAATTAAGCAAACAGTAGAAGTAACATGCAAGATACAAAGGACTTGTGCACCAGCATACTTGCTGACTCCCCTTCAGCTCAGAATATCCTCAGAATATGCACATATTTGATTCAGAAGCCTCAACCCTGCAAGATTAACGTAATGATAAGCCCTTCAGTATTACCTCTAACATATTAAGTTAAAAGCTACATTTAGAAAGACTAAGCTTTTAAAAGCTACAGCAATTCAGCTTCCTCCTCTCACACTTGTTACTTAAGACTAGGAGACAGATGCTTACAAAGCACCCATTCTGTGTGTAGCTCAAAGAGCTAGATCCTCAGCTACGAGTTACTTAACAGGTAACAGAAAAAAGAATACTAGTTGTATAGTTCAACTCACTGAGCAGAATGGACTACTTGGTTAGTTTTCTGCTGACCAGCTCTTTACCCAAAGTTTGCTTTATTGCAAAGCGCTTCCATCTCAATCACatgcaaaaatgaaatcttgGCAGGAACAACCTAACTTCTGAAGTTGCACCTAAATCTCATCTTAGTCCACCTGAGATACACAGATGTAGTATTTACAAACAAGTCTTGCTGTCAAGCAAGAACACAGTCTATTATCAGAACTCAGAGCGTGACCATTATCTGGCATCTTTAAGAAAATACcaaatatatacacacttaCAGTCTTGGAATAATATTTCCAGCATACTGTACTAGCTCATAAAGGTCTGccactttccttcctttggCAAATTCATCTGTCAGGTAGACTTCCAAGTAGTGTAGCTCATCAGAAATTGCCATGTCTTGTTCTCTTAGTTAAGGATTTCAGTACAAAACATCTACAACAGACCTAGAGAGAAATTTGCTCAATCACACCAAAGAGTAAAGATGCTGTTCAAATACAATCACAGGTTTCAAAGAAGTAAAGCCTGAGTAGGTAGTACTTCAGAAAAATTCACCACTACTGGCTTAAGTGTGCTAAATAAACCTAAACTTCAATTTCTACTCTTTGCATATTAGAAAAGAGtaagaagcagaagcagttaAAACAGCTAACAAGTGAATGTGACGAAACAGAGTATCTAGACTAAGTAAAGGCATACTACATGGTCCTCCTCATCAGCAGGCCCAAAGAAAGCAATATTCAGATATATTCACATGCAATCCTCAAACTTCATGAAAAGCTTCCTGTCATTCAGGTACAAGAACATGGGCAAGTACATAGATAACAGCATTTGATTTAGAATTcgattctatgaaaacaagaAGGCAAAATAAGTTGGCTTTATAGATATTTTTGGGTAGCATACAGTAAGCACAACTTTTTATAGAGGTGCTATTGTTACTGAACTAGACTCCTAAAGAAGCACAATGGAAGATACAAAAAACATTACAGACCTTCTTCATACCAAAGGGAAAAGAACTTCAAACAGTGAGTAATATTCTTACAATACATTCAAATAACTAATAGAGTAGAAGTGCTAAcaaaaatgtgagaaaagagATGACAACTGAACAACCACAAACCACAAAAAGAGCAGGTGAACATTTCATTCCAAATTCAGCACTTCAACCACTTGTTCCTCTAATCTTCAAAGGATACAGAGCTCATAATAGCTCTTAGGAGATAACATAGAAGTCCGCAGCTCACCAAGCTTGTTGGACGCATGTTTCAAAGCATCCATGAGCTTGTTCTTGTCCTttagaggaggaagaaaagaatggtCTATCACAAATAACACAAGAAAACCAGAgaacttaaacaaacaaacaaaacaacttaaAGCATAGGTTTctaaaaaaacatgcaaatgtTAACTATCCAAACATCAGGAAAGTTATAGTTCTAATTCAATTAATTTAGTATCCAGCCTATATTacatccccccctcccctctctaGCTGAAGGCAGCTAGAAGGCTTAAGATATAGACATAGTAACAGAGtattatattatttaaaaatatttctcctgtTCAGAAATCCTCATCCATCACTCAAGTTCTATTCAGCAGGCAAAACAGAACTACTTTTAACTCATCAGGTCTGCTGTTTTCTCAGATCTCATGAAGAAACCTCCAGCAGACAGAACAAACATAATGCCAGTGTGAGTCACTGTTTGATTTCTCTTGTGTCCCCCCCTCACCCAAGAACAACATCTTACTGAAAGCAAGAGTTGTACACAGCATGTGCTTACAATGGATATGATTGCTTAGCAACACAGGATACAAGAAGCTTCCAATCTACCACCTATATGTACTTACTGAATGCATCACTAAAAATGGCATTACATTTTGAAGAAGAGTGGATGGAACTGCTAGGGTTATACACTTAGAAAATTGTTATTCAGTCACAAATAGAAGTGGAAGGCTCAGAGGCACCTGCTTCCATGATTTCCAAAGTACTCTACACAGCAGAAAACTGGAAGAGGCACTGACTTCCTTACTACTATCATCTGACCACAAAGTTAGCTTGTCCAGACAGATGAAAACATATAATTAAGTTCTGTCATTGCAACCTTAAACAGCTTCTTGAAGTAGTTCTCTACACAAAGCTAAGCTTCTCAAAGCCAAGAAACATTCACATGATTATACCATGGTCTGCATTGGCTACAGTTTCAAGCTAAATATCCCAGTAGAAACCCTAGTCAAAGATGTTCTCCAGTTAGAAAAGAATTTATGCAGTCTACAATTAGTCCCTCTGAAAGTTCTCTTTTGCAGCAGATAATACATTAGCCTCACAGTCCACAGCTCGTGAAAAGACTATAGTTAAAAAGCAACAGTACACTGAAGATTGACAAGAATAGTTTCTCGTCGCAGAGTTCCATATAGAGTACATTTAAGCAGCACACTTCTGGAAACAACTGGTAGGCTTACTCTCAGTTTAGGCTGACTCAAATGGAAGCACCAACTAATGAAGGTGCACCTTTATAATTTATCTTGTCAAATACTGTGGTACAAATGACTATTTAAGGAATACTGAGGACTGGCTCACTCGTTTAGTATCTACCTCATTCACTTGCAAAGGGTCTAACACAAAGACACAAACGGTTAAGTTCCCTCAATGCACTACAGATTAGTATTGATTTACTGTTTTACTCCTAGCAGACGGGAAGCTTCATTGCATTTTTAAGTTACATTCTTACCAAGCATCTCTTCATTTGGAAAGACTGCACCTTCACAGCCTGAATGGCTTCATCCAGGAGCTTTTCCTGTTCATCCTGAGGAGATTGCTGTGTTGTtggctggaagaaaaaacagaacaaaacgACGTTTATGAATGTACCTATGATTTGATTCAACATGTTTTCCCATAGTTTAGAATACAGTACAAGTGTTACTGCAACCTGACCACTAAGAACTGTCAAATAACTaagtattcatttatttaaggGGTAACGCTTTACTCTGCAAAAACTTGCTTTTCTCCAGGAAAACCCCAAcgcagccttccagtacttgaagagagcaaCTTCTTatatggtctgatagtgatcGTGCAAGGGGTAAACTTAAACAGAGCAGACCTAGGttagatgtaaggaagaaattctttactcagagggtggtgaggtgctggaacataTTGCCCAATGAGGttgtggctgccccatccctggaggggctgaaggccaggctggatgcagccctgggcatcctgaaCTGGTGGGcggcaaccagcccacagcaagaGGTTTGAATGAGATGGTCTTCAAGGTCCTCtccagcctaagccattctatgagaACTTGAGCACAGGGACAAGATGAGTTATGGACAGCCTATGAGCAttgttatttcttaaaatacagaGCCAAGAGGGTAGAACAGTCAACTTCTCCATCCTTTACCAGCATTTTCAGGTAAAAAAATCTAACATGAGTATTTGGCAAGAAAAAGGTTCACAAGAACACAAGGACTTCACCACACTGATGGCAAACATCATTACTCTTTGCCAGGAGATGAAAGCAAGGCATGAAGCACAGACCACAACCATACAGATCCTGTTCTGCACGCACAGCTCGCAATCTATCAGCTAACTGCTATCCAagccacacagctctgctgaggccTGGCTTCAGATAAGCAGAGCAAAGGATAAAGTACAATTTCCCCCTTATGGAAGGTAGAGATGACTGGAAGAAGGTAACAGAAACCAAATGAGGATCATCATTTCCTCACATCCCCTACCTTCCTCAGCAactctcttccttctgcttctcctcaaATAAGAACACTCCGAGCCTtcaacacaaaaagcaaactcATCTACCTTTCCAGGGGTCATACTGCACGTTTTACATTGATTAGATCCATTGCTTACAGCCGTACACATCCCCCCACTCAGCTGGAACATGcacttctttctgcagctgcctCCTTTCCTCTGCCAGATCGATGAGGTCAGCGGAGCTTCCTTCTTTTACATTACATACCACATTCAAGTCTACTTCAACCCAAAGCCATGCCCAGCTTCCTCGCAGTGCCCCCAGCAGTTCACACACTGCATTCAGTAGCACTCCCCAAACCTAACACCCAGAAAAGAACCACCACCACGCTGCTAGCACTTAGGCCAGCCCTCAGCACCTCATTAGAGCTCCCCCAGCCTCTCTCAGCCTGGGGTCTGGTTTCAGAGGGCACCCCACAATTCTCATCAGAGATGGAAGCACTGATACTGTGGCCCAACTGCACCTTCTCTGATCTTGAGAAATACCATTTATGCACACAGAGAACCCTGCAGCTGGTACTCTGAGCacacagcttcagaaacttcCCAACTCTCTGTGCTTGTTCCCTTTCTCTTCCACTGTGTTCAGAAGACTCCTGGTCTCCTCTCTGTAACCAAATACCTTGATAAGAATCTAAAAGGCCATCAGTTACATCATCTTGATATTCTTAAAACCAATATCTTCAGTATTCATTTCTCTCAAATGCTGTGCTTGGAGTTCCCATAAGCATCTTCTAAGGGGCAAGATTTTAATTTGGGTTTCAATTAAATTAGGGAAGTTAAATTTAACACCAATGTAATAGTTATAGGGCACTGCAGCATAcccatgttttcttcctttctcccacaTTCACCACTACACTTGATTCTTATCCTGTAATTGCAGCCTCCCCCACAAGAGCCACTGACAACCTCTCCTGTGTGTTTTCCCTACCATCCCGCTTACACGAAAGGCAGTGCTACACACTGTGTTTGTGCCCTGGTCCTATCTCAACAGGTGGTGAATCTCCACCCCTTTCCAGCCCTCAGCAAGGAAAAGTCAAGGCTGCTCTGATCCAACCCTGGTTACAGCTTCGCTTTGAGCAGCAGAACATGGGTGGAAGTTCTTTCCCTGTAACTCAGCACTTCAGTAACAGCTAAACCATGAACAACAACCAATTAACAGATCTATTCTGTCAGAGCAAGTTAGCCCTACTAATCAGAGTGACTGCACTTACTGCAAAGCATGGGCCTTCCACACAGCATTGAAGCAtatggcagagcagcacagtgaggtggcCGTACCTCCCAGCAACTCATAGCTACAAACTCTAGAAAAGCTCTGAGTAATTATGTCTTTCCACTAAAACCTGGAATAAATAAAGCTCAACGACAGATCTGACTCGGAAGGAACAGAAGCTGACAGTGCTGGCACTAGTGTGGAACAGTCAACAGTGAAGCATCACACATCCTGCTGGGTTATGTCTTTGCCAGAAAGCTCATCGCACCCTGCACTCCCAAGCTCGTACTGCTGCTTAACAGACCCACTGCTACCGACCTCGATGCCTCACGTGCAAACCACACCTGTTCTTcagaaagagctggagaagtAAAGGCATTTTGGAGCCACGCCGTCAGACCCAGTTTTAACCATTAAAACGAACAAGAGTCAGCATCGCATCACATTCCGTATGCATCAACAGAAGACACGCACAGCGTTCCCATTCCTGTTCTAAATGAGATCAACAGGGTCCCACACTTTATTTAACACTGGGGCTGAGATAAGTACAGTACTGAATTTGTCACAGAAGCATTTCCACATTACAACAAGAGAATCACATTTTTCAAGACAGTGTAACATTACATTCGTATCAGTTCTGATCCGAAGGCTGGCAAGCGATTGTTCTTTACACAAATGCCTTCACTACAGGGATACTGCACTCCTGTGCCTAAAGAAAGGGCAGCCACAGCATTTTACAGCTGCACAGGTGGCAAGAAGACCTTCCCTGACTGCAACAGACATAACCGAGGTAGCCCAAggggcacagcctgcagcagcacggCCTCTGAAAGGGGCAAACATCTAAACAGCAGCACTACCACACAAGTTCCAGCTCCTTCCTAAATATTCTGACTTTGACATCTAGAAAATACCAGCGTATCCTTTTCTATCTACTGCAATAAGCTTCAGAAGC
This window encodes:
- the VPS35 gene encoding vacuolar protein sorting-associated protein 35, which produces MPTTQQSPQDEQEKLLDEAIQAVKVQSFQMKRCLDKNKLMDALKHASNKLGELRTSMLSPKSYYELYMAISDELHYLEVYLTDEFAKGRKVADLYELVQYAGNIIPRLYLLITVGVVYVKSFPQSRKDILKDLVEMCRGVQHPLRGLFLRNYLLQCTRNILPDEGEQADEETTGDISDSMDFVLLNFAEMNKLWVRMQHQGHSRDREKRERERQELRILVGTNLVRLSQLEGVNVERYKQIVLPGILEQVVNCRDALAQEYLMECIIQVFPDEFHLQTLNPFLRACAELHQNVNVKNIIIALIDRLALFAHREDGPGIPADIKLFDIFSQQVATVIQSRQDMPSEDVVSLQVSLINLAMKCYPDRVDYVDKVLETTVEIFNKLNLEHIATSSAVSKELTRLLKIPVDTYNNILTVLRLKHFHPLFEYFDYESRKSMSCYVLSNVLDYNTEIVSQEQVDAIMNLVSTLIQDQPDQPAEDPDPEDFADEQSLVGRFIHLLRSDDPDQQYKILNTARKHFGAGGNQRIRFTLPPLVFAAYQLAFRYKENSKVDDKWEKKCQKIFSFAHQTISALIKAELAELPLRLFLQGALAAGEIGFENHETVAYEFMSQAFSLYEDEISDSKAQLAAITLIIGTFERMKCFSEENHEPLRTQCALAASKLLKKPDQCRAVSTCAHLFWSGRNTDKNGEELHGGKRVMECLKKALKIANQCMDPSLQVQLFIEILNRYIYFYEKENEAVTIQVLNQLIQKIREDLPNLESTEETEQINKHFHNTLEHLRLRRESPESEGPIYEGLVL